The proteins below are encoded in one region of Limnochorda pilosa:
- the rbsB gene encoding ribose ABC transporter substrate-binding protein RbsB: MLVGTLLAFAGTATAQTVGIAVSTLNNPFFVDLRDGAQAAAREAGVRLLVSDAQNDPNRQLSDIENFIVQGVDAIIVNPTDSAAVVPAILQANEAGIPVITVDRGADDGRVVSHIASDNVAGGRMAGELIVERLGGKGNAVELVGIPGTSAARDRGQGFNEVIGKNPGIRVVARQEAGFDRAKGLSVMENILQAQPRIDAVFAHNDEMALGALTAIEAAGRQKEMIVVGFDATADAVQAVKEGRLAATVAQQPVLMGELAVKTAIAHLKGEAVDAFVPVPLKLVTR; encoded by the coding sequence CTGCTGGTGGGCACGCTCCTGGCCTTCGCCGGGACCGCGACCGCCCAGACCGTCGGCATCGCCGTTTCCACCCTGAACAACCCCTTCTTCGTCGACCTGCGCGACGGAGCCCAGGCGGCGGCCCGGGAGGCGGGCGTGCGCCTGCTGGTCTCCGACGCCCAGAACGACCCCAACCGGCAGCTCTCGGACATAGAGAACTTCATCGTCCAAGGCGTGGACGCGATCATCGTCAACCCCACGGACTCGGCCGCCGTGGTGCCGGCCATCCTCCAGGCCAATGAGGCCGGGATCCCTGTCATCACCGTGGACCGGGGCGCGGACGACGGGCGGGTGGTCTCCCACATCGCCTCGGACAACGTGGCGGGCGGCCGCATGGCCGGCGAGCTCATCGTCGAGCGCCTGGGCGGCAAGGGTAACGCGGTGGAGCTGGTGGGCATCCCTGGCACCTCCGCCGCCCGCGACCGGGGTCAGGGCTTCAACGAGGTGATCGGCAAGAACCCCGGCATCCGGGTGGTGGCCCGCCAGGAGGCCGGCTTCGACCGGGCCAAGGGCCTCTCGGTGATGGAGAACATCCTGCAGGCCCAGCCCCGCATCGACGCGGTCTTCGCCCACAACGACGAGATGGCGCTGGGGGCCCTGACGGCCATCGAGGCCGCAGGCCGCCAGAAGGAGATGATCGTGGTCGGCTTCGACGCCACCGCCGACGCGGTGCAGGCCGTGAAGGAAGGCCGCCTGGCCGCCACGGTGGCCCAGCAGCCCGTGCTGATGGGCGAGCTAGCGGTCAAGACCGCGATCGCCCACCTGAAGGGTGAGGCGGTGGACGCGTTCGTTCCCGTGCCGCTGAAGCTCGTGACCCGCTGA
- a CDS encoding DMT family transporter — translation MAMTFLHLAGLILLAALWGASFLFIRVAAPPFGPVALMAARLLVAALALGIPLALAGRREDLRAVARTPGSFLALGALNVALPFTLIAFAELRLTASMAAILNATTPLFGAAAAAWRLHEPMSARKAFGLGLGFLGVVVLVGWNPLPLTPWVVLSVAASLGAAVAYAFGAAYASSRTFEGSGVFTLATGQLLGGAVVLLPLAGFSLPPAPPPGPAVASLLALAVLCTSLAYLIYFPLLKRVGPTRTLTVTFLVPVFGTLWGALFLDEAVGAATVLGLTLILLSILFVTEPRRAASAPQPAPSVSEGGRR, via the coding sequence ATGGCCATGACCTTCCTTCACCTGGCAGGTTTGATCCTTCTTGCCGCTCTCTGGGGTGCCTCCTTCCTCTTCATCCGGGTGGCCGCGCCACCCTTCGGGCCCGTCGCCCTCATGGCCGCGCGCCTGCTGGTGGCGGCCCTCGCCCTGGGGATTCCGCTGGCCCTGGCGGGCCGGAGGGAGGATCTGCGCGCCGTCGCCCGGACGCCGGGAAGCTTCCTGGCCCTGGGAGCCCTGAACGTGGCCCTGCCCTTCACGCTCATCGCCTTCGCGGAACTGCGGCTGACGGCGTCCATGGCCGCCATCCTGAACGCGACCACGCCGCTCTTCGGGGCGGCCGCGGCCGCCTGGCGCTTGCACGAGCCAATGAGCGCACGGAAGGCGTTCGGCCTCGGGCTGGGCTTTCTGGGGGTGGTGGTGCTGGTGGGCTGGAACCCGCTGCCCCTGACGCCCTGGGTGGTCCTCTCGGTTGCGGCCTCCCTGGGAGCGGCAGTGGCCTACGCGTTCGGCGCCGCCTACGCGAGCTCCCGGACCTTCGAGGGATCGGGCGTCTTCACCCTGGCCACGGGGCAGCTCCTGGGAGGGGCCGTGGTCCTGCTCCCCCTTGCCGGCTTCAGCTTGCCGCCGGCCCCACCCCCCGGCCCGGCAGTGGCCTCGCTGCTGGCCCTGGCCGTTCTCTGCACCTCCCTCGCCTACCTGATCTACTTCCCGCTGCTGAAGCGGGTGGGGCCCACCCGGACCCTCACCGTCACCTTCCTGGTGCCGGTCTTCGGGACGCTGTGGGGTGCCCTCTTCCTGGACGAGGCGGTGGGGGCTGCGACGGTCCTGGGCCTGACGCTCATCCTTCTGAGCATCCTGTTCGTGACGGAGCCCCGGCGCGCCGCCAGCGCCCCGCAGCCCGCCCCATCCGTTTCCGAAGGAGGTCGGCG